The following proteins are encoded in a genomic region of Dioscorea cayenensis subsp. rotundata cultivar TDr96_F1 chromosome 8, TDr96_F1_v2_PseudoChromosome.rev07_lg8_w22 25.fasta, whole genome shotgun sequence:
- the LOC120266600 gene encoding WAT1-related protein At4g28040-like, protein MKGRVDHRLKEVVAMVVVQSIYSCMTIFSKEAFTEGMSIIVFVVYRQAIASLLLIPTSIILNRGKINQLALGLKGFLLVFLTSFVGPTMHQYLYYNGLDLSLSSLAAAMTNTLPAATFLMALVFGVEKLKPKSLRTYAKIFGTLICVAGAVCMALYKGSKLHNINLLEEKWIKGFLFLTGSICCWSLWLILQAIICKNYLDPLSLATWVSFLSTMQSFILALIIETNSNAWIIKTVFQLLSCLFVGIFGSGVTFYLVSWVIASRGPVFSAMFAPLSLVITTILSALLLQENVYVGSLIGATAVVGGLYMVLWGKTEDYETKAKVDQKDDSTEQDDVQSSLHESLLIGRDLDIEGHPQNN, encoded by the exons ATGAAGGGAAGGGTTGATCATCGTTTGAAAGAAGTGGTTGCAATGGTGGTGGTGCAAAGTATATATTCATGCATGACCATCTTTTCCAAAGAAGCATTCACAGAGGGCATGAGCATCATAGTCTTCGTTGTTTACAGACAAGCTATAGCTTCACTTCTCTTGATACCTACATCAATCATACTCAACAg AGGGAAGATTAATCAATTGGCTTTGGGGTTGAAGGGATTTCTTTTGGTGTTTCTTACTTCTTTTGTTGG TCCCACCATGCACCAGTACCTGTACTACAATGGTTTGGATTTATCATTGTCTTCTCTGGCTGCTGCAATGACCAATACACTCCCAGCTGCAACTTTTCTCATGGCTCTTGTTTTTGG AGTTGAGAAACTAAAACCAAAAAGCTTGAGAACCTATGCCAAGATCTTTGGAACTCTAATCTGTGTAGCAGGAGCTGTTTGCATGGCTTTGTACAAGGGCTCCAAGCTTCATAACATTAATTTATTAGAAGAAAAATGGATCAAGGGGTTCCTATTTCTCACTGGAAGCATTTGCTGTTGGTCTCTTTGGTTAATTCTGCAG gCAATAATTTGTAAGAATTATCTTGATCCATTATCACTAGCAACCTGGGTGTCTTTCTTATCAACCATGCAATCATTTATCCTGGCACTAATCATAGAAACAAATTCAAATGCTTGGATAATCAAAACTGTTTTTCAACTTCTGTCTTGCTTATTTGTG GGAATATTTGGATCTGGTGTGACATTTTATCTTGTATCTTGGGTAATTGCATCAAGAGGACCTGTGTTTTCTGCAATGTTTGCACCACTCAGCCTTGTGATCACTACGATCCTCAGTGCATTGCTGCTTCAAGAAAATGTCTATGTTGGAAG CTTAATTGGTGCTACTGCTGTCGTTGGTGGATTGTACATGGTTCTGTGGGGAAAAACAGAGGATTATGAAACCAAAGCTAAAGTAGATCAAAAAGATGATTCAACAGAACAAGATGATGTCCAAAGTAGTTTGCATGAGTCTCTGCTGATTGGAAGAGACCTTGATATTGAAGGACATCCGCAGAATAACTAA